A window from Candidatus Latescibacterota bacterium encodes these proteins:
- a CDS encoding DUF58 domain-containing protein, translating to MRRGHPGSWDPQGAIVPLATRLRRFLDPEAVSQLDSMELIARLVVEGFIAGLHRSPFHGFSVEFSEYRPYNPGDSVSRVDWKVFAKTDRHYIKLFEEETNLRGTLLLDGSRSMDFAGREGGITKFRYASMLAAGLAYLLVRQQDAVGLITFDEQIRQVLPARSVRRHLYDLLTAIERNEPGGLTDVGATLHRAAERVKRRGLVILLSDLLDEPERVLAGLKHFRHRGHEVLVFHVLDPLERDLDLRREVRLEDLETGEKLRTQPWFIRKEVGERVDAWIRQLESECRAHRIDYVPLTTDMPFDVALRRVLDRRARLR from the coding sequence ATGCGGCGCGGGCATCCTGGATCATGGGATCCACAAGGAGCAATAGTGCCCCTCGCCACCCGACTGCGACGATTTCTCGACCCGGAAGCCGTGAGCCAGCTCGACAGCATGGAGCTCATTGCGCGGCTGGTGGTGGAGGGCTTCATCGCCGGGCTGCACCGCAGCCCCTTCCACGGCTTCTCGGTGGAGTTCTCGGAGTATCGGCCCTACAACCCGGGTGACAGCGTGAGCCGGGTGGACTGGAAGGTCTTTGCCAAGACGGACCGCCACTACATCAAGCTCTTCGAGGAGGAGACGAACCTCCGCGGCACGCTGCTCCTGGACGGCAGCCGTTCCATGGACTTCGCCGGCCGCGAGGGCGGCATCACCAAGTTCCGCTACGCGAGCATGCTGGCCGCGGGACTGGCCTACCTGCTCGTGCGCCAGCAGGACGCCGTGGGCCTGATCACCTTCGACGAGCAGATCCGGCAGGTGCTGCCGGCACGCAGCGTGCGGCGGCACCTCTACGACCTGCTCACCGCCATCGAGCGCAACGAACCGGGCGGCCTCACCGACGTCGGCGCCACCCTGCACCGCGCCGCCGAGCGCGTGAAGCGCCGCGGCCTGGTGATCCTGCTCAGCGATCTCCTCGACGAGCCCGAGCGCGTGCTCGCCGGGCTCAAGCATTTCCGTCACCGCGGGCACGAGGTGCTGGTCTTTCACGTCCTCGATCCGCTGGAGCGCGACCTGGACCTGCGCCGCGAGGTCCGCCTCGAGGACCTGGAGACGGGCGAGAAGCTGCGCACGCAGCCCTGGTTCATCCGCAAGGAGGTGGGCGAGCGCGTCGACGCCTGGATCCGCCAGCTCGAGAGCGAGTGCCGCGCCCACCGCATCGACTACGTGCCGCTGACCACCGACATGCCCTTCGACGTCGCCCTGCGCCGCGTGCTCGACCGTCGCGCGCGTCTGCGCTAG
- a CDS encoding aldo/keto reductase yields MKYRLLGRSGLRVSELCLGTMTFGEDWGWGADKPTSRALYDAYRAAGGNFFDTANRYTEGTSERYLGEFCASERDQVVLATKFTLWTRRDDPNACGNHRKNMVQALEASLKRLGTDYVDLYWVHAWDFTTSPEELMRGLDDLVRAGKVLYVGVSDTPAWEVSRAVTLAELRGWTPFTALQIKYSLLERTPDRDLLPMARALDLAVTPWSVLGTGLLTGKYRRGEAGEGDRLARNGRADQVDARTQAIVDAVIAVAGELGCTPSQVAIAWLLGQPGVILPLVGARRPEQLADNLGALDVTLDAAQRERLDAVSAVPLGFPHDFLAQDYVRDLVFAGCQDRIVNHRER; encoded by the coding sequence GTGAAGTACCGCTTGCTGGGCCGCAGCGGCCTGCGCGTCTCCGAGCTCTGCCTCGGCACCATGACCTTCGGCGAGGACTGGGGCTGGGGCGCCGACAAGCCCACCAGCCGCGCGCTCTACGACGCCTACCGCGCCGCCGGCGGCAACTTCTTCGACACCGCCAACCGCTACACCGAAGGCACCAGCGAGCGCTACCTCGGCGAGTTCTGCGCGAGCGAGCGCGACCAGGTGGTGCTCGCCACCAAGTTCACGCTCTGGACGCGCCGCGACGATCCCAACGCCTGCGGCAATCACCGCAAGAACATGGTGCAGGCGCTGGAGGCCAGCCTGAAGCGCCTCGGCACCGACTACGTGGACCTCTACTGGGTGCACGCCTGGGACTTCACCACCTCGCCCGAGGAGCTGATGCGCGGCCTCGACGACCTGGTGCGCGCGGGCAAGGTGCTCTACGTCGGCGTCTCGGACACGCCGGCGTGGGAGGTGAGCCGGGCCGTCACCCTGGCCGAGCTGCGCGGCTGGACGCCGTTCACCGCGCTGCAGATCAAGTACAGCCTGCTCGAGCGCACGCCCGACCGCGACCTGCTGCCCATGGCCCGCGCGCTGGACCTGGCGGTGACGCCCTGGAGCGTCCTCGGCACGGGCCTGCTCACGGGCAAGTATCGCCGCGGCGAGGCCGGCGAGGGCGACCGCCTCGCGCGCAACGGGCGCGCCGACCAGGTGGACGCGCGCACCCAGGCCATCGTGGACGCCGTGATCGCCGTGGCCGGGGAACTCGGCTGCACCCCGTCGCAGGTGGCCATCGCCTGGCTGCTCGGCCAGCCGGGGGTGATCCTGCCGCTGGTGGGCGCGCGGCGGCCCGAGCAACTCGCCGACAACCTGGGCGCGCTGGACGTCACCCTGGACGCGGCGCAGCGCGAGCGCCTCGACGCGGTGAGCGCCGTC